In one Trichlorobacter lovleyi SZ genomic region, the following are encoded:
- a CDS encoding ATP-binding protein: MTGQRLTALRSLMTGLLFGLAGAVLNWFKLELFFNVDFLFGSIATMVALQRFGLLAGLSATLIASAVSILLWHHPWAIVIFTAETLLVYQLTARRRFSLLNADILYWFTTGLLLVWLFYQQIMGFSLLATLLIALKQGINGIFNTLLAKGICLLPWISSREEHQQKPTLRELLFVGLAALVLVPALGFAWFTIHHGFKRDLETAKDNHYRFSRVISQTTLDLWFAQRKLQVEGVAAVMPSPDTTPYHQLQHSLEKLSSSYSCICRQMILDSRSVTKAFVPKSDEQGNSTIGLDMSDRPFLKRVMSPPYHSTVEFFMGRIGTPGPRLAVVAPIHEAGRYQGAVLSVFKLEELQSLLDTLKGKRPVTITLLDPEGRVVVSSNKDLKPMTLFTLPSGGILRLLGDTTRQWIPDPQPGVGAMKRWLRSFLYQEETLHSLPGWKLVTQWSLQPLLLQTSQQVSRVLGVIAFVLLLAIALANYFANYLARVFVRLEENTRSLSQRIMAGDAIVWPAASVREVEGLTANFQQMAVSLQHQSLELQSLNGELEQRVQERTSDLRNAEAQMRTLINLIPDIICLKDGKGRWLIANNFDLELFGLSGVAYQGKTDMELASFSPFYQNAFANCERSDELAWQAGGLNRYEEIIPRPDGSSITFDVIKLPVFEPDGSRKALVVVGRDITARKLTEQALQDATEAKMQFLANMSHEIRTPMNGVIGMTGLLQESGLNPEQQQYVEVIRASGDLLLSIINDILDFSKMEAGRLELEQTPFDVSMILNEVIDLVSTQAQSKGLALERHLELAQPCYLKGDVTRLRQILLNLLVNAIKFTESGSVTLQARVEPGQDRRSMLLCQVRDTGIGISEQQLETLFDPFTQADASITRKYGGTGLGLAISRHLTQLMEGEIGVDSHQGQGTTFRLSIPFLSCTEADLDLLQREKAVQAPKQSRPVRLLLVEDNATNQLVARTILEKLGHTVVLAGNGKEALELLHMIPVDLVLMDCQMPVMDGFEATRRIRAGEAGEQNRLLPVLAMTAHAFAEDRERSRAAGMDDYLTKPVQLTTLSKAVTTWQGRHHGVGHAPAPDETSVPPVEHAPTGIFDQDGLLSRLDGDHELAAATINIFLDGVEDLMVGLSHALESRDRNAIAMQAHGLRGAALNCGADKVTAVAQRLEYQVREGHLEGTEQLLNELRHEIRLYCQTVQHLKR, translated from the coding sequence ATGACTGGTCAACGGTTGACTGCACTGCGTAGCCTCATGACAGGCCTTCTGTTTGGTCTGGCCGGGGCGGTGCTGAACTGGTTCAAGCTGGAGCTGTTCTTTAATGTTGATTTTCTGTTCGGTTCGATTGCCACAATGGTGGCATTGCAGCGATTTGGATTGCTGGCCGGACTTTCGGCGACCCTTATTGCTTCTGCTGTGAGCATACTGCTATGGCACCATCCCTGGGCCATCGTGATCTTTACGGCTGAGACCCTGCTGGTGTACCAGTTGACCGCTCGTCGTCGTTTCAGTCTTTTGAATGCTGATATTCTGTACTGGTTCACTACCGGGCTGTTGCTGGTTTGGCTGTTCTACCAGCAGATAATGGGATTTAGCCTGCTTGCCACCCTGTTGATCGCCTTGAAACAGGGAATTAACGGTATTTTTAATACCCTTCTGGCCAAAGGAATCTGTCTGCTGCCCTGGATAAGCAGCCGTGAGGAACACCAACAGAAACCAACCCTACGTGAACTACTGTTTGTGGGACTTGCAGCCCTGGTACTGGTGCCTGCTCTCGGATTTGCCTGGTTTACTATCCACCATGGTTTCAAGCGCGATCTTGAGACGGCCAAAGATAACCATTACCGTTTCAGTCGGGTCATCTCACAAACCACGCTTGATCTCTGGTTTGCCCAGCGGAAATTACAGGTTGAGGGGGTCGCCGCTGTTATGCCTTCCCCTGACACTACACCGTACCATCAATTACAGCATAGTCTTGAAAAGCTGAGTTCCAGCTATAGCTGTATTTGTCGTCAAATGATCCTCGATAGCCGGTCCGTTACCAAAGCTTTTGTGCCCAAGTCTGATGAACAGGGTAACTCTACCATCGGACTGGACATGAGTGACCGTCCATTTTTGAAGCGCGTTATGAGTCCTCCCTATCATTCAACCGTAGAGTTTTTTATGGGCAGGATCGGAACCCCAGGCCCCCGACTGGCAGTAGTTGCCCCGATCCATGAGGCAGGCCGTTATCAGGGGGCCGTGTTGTCGGTTTTTAAGCTGGAAGAACTTCAGAGTCTGCTTGATACGCTGAAAGGCAAGCGGCCTGTTACCATAACGTTGCTAGATCCTGAAGGACGGGTTGTTGTCAGCAGCAACAAAGATCTGAAGCCAATGACACTATTCACGTTGCCGTCTGGAGGCATCCTGCGGCTTCTGGGGGATACGACACGCCAATGGATACCTGATCCTCAGCCTGGTGTTGGCGCCATGAAGCGCTGGCTCAGGTCATTTCTGTATCAGGAAGAAACTCTGCATAGTCTGCCGGGCTGGAAACTGGTCACTCAGTGGTCGCTGCAACCGTTGCTGTTACAGACCAGTCAACAGGTTTCACGAGTGTTGGGGGTGATTGCCTTCGTGTTGTTGCTGGCAATTGCGTTGGCTAATTATTTTGCTAACTATCTTGCCCGGGTTTTTGTTCGTCTTGAGGAGAACACTCGCAGCCTGTCCCAGCGGATTATGGCCGGTGATGCCATTGTTTGGCCTGCCGCATCGGTACGGGAAGTGGAGGGGCTGACAGCCAATTTTCAACAGATGGCAGTCAGTCTGCAGCACCAGTCTCTTGAACTGCAGTCATTAAATGGAGAGCTTGAACAGCGGGTACAGGAGCGTACATCTGATTTGAGAAATGCTGAAGCCCAAATGAGGACTTTGATCAACCTTATTCCCGATATTATCTGCCTGAAAGACGGCAAGGGACGCTGGTTGATTGCCAACAATTTTGACCTCGAGCTATTCGGTTTGAGCGGGGTGGCGTACCAGGGCAAGACAGATATGGAGCTGGCTTCATTCAGCCCGTTCTATCAGAATGCTTTTGCGAACTGCGAGCGCTCTGACGAACTGGCTTGGCAGGCCGGTGGGCTAAATCGTTATGAAGAAATCATCCCCCGGCCGGATGGCTCCAGTATCACTTTTGATGTCATCAAGCTGCCGGTCTTTGAGCCGGATGGCAGTCGTAAGGCTTTAGTTGTTGTGGGGCGCGATATAACGGCCCGCAAGCTAACCGAACAAGCCCTGCAGGATGCCACTGAGGCCAAGATGCAGTTTCTGGCCAACATGTCCCATGAAATCCGCACTCCGATGAACGGCGTAATCGGTATGACCGGGCTGCTTCAGGAAAGCGGACTGAATCCGGAACAACAGCAGTATGTTGAGGTGATCAGGGCCAGCGGTGATCTGTTACTGTCCATTATCAACGATATCCTTGATTTTTCTAAAATGGAGGCGGGCAGGCTTGAACTGGAGCAAACTCCCTTTGATGTCTCGATGATTCTTAACGAGGTGATCGATCTGGTTTCCACCCAGGCCCAGTCCAAAGGGTTGGCACTTGAACGACATCTTGAGCTTGCGCAGCCCTGTTACCTGAAAGGAGATGTCACCCGTCTACGCCAAATTCTGCTGAACCTGTTGGTAAATGCAATCAAGTTTACCGAATCCGGCAGTGTAACACTGCAGGCCCGGGTCGAACCGGGACAGGATAGGCGAAGCATGTTGCTGTGTCAGGTCCGGGATACCGGTATCGGTATTTCGGAGCAGCAGTTGGAGACTCTTTTTGATCCATTTACCCAAGCGGATGCCTCCATAACCCGAAAATATGGCGGTACCGGGCTGGGTCTGGCCATCAGTCGCCATCTGACGCAGTTGATGGAGGGCGAAATAGGCGTAGATAGTCACCAAGGGCAGGGGACGACCTTTCGTCTATCGATTCCGTTTCTAAGCTGCACGGAAGCTGATCTGGATCTGCTACAGCGGGAAAAGGCTGTCCAGGCACCGAAACAGAGCAGGCCTGTCCGCCTTCTGCTTGTGGAGGACAATGCCACCAACCAGCTGGTGGCTCGTACTATCCTCGAAAAGCTGGGGCATACGGTAGTGCTGGCTGGCAATGGCAAAGAAGCATTGGAGCTTCTGCATATGATTCCGGTTGATCTTGTGCTGATGGACTGCCAGATGCCGGTCATGGACGGTTTTGAAGCCACCCGCCGTATCAGGGCCGGCGAGGCCGGTGAGCAGAACCGGCTGCTTCCGGTGCTGGCCATGACCGCCCATGCCTTTGCGGAGGACAGAGAGCGCTCCCGCGCGGCAGGTATGGATGACTACCTGACCAAACCGGTGCAACTGACAACCTTGTCCAAGGCCGTCACTACCTGGCAGGGGCGGCATCATGGCGTCGGTCATGCACCTGCACCGGATGAAACATCAGTACCTCCTGTGGAACACGCCCCAACTGGCATCTTCGATCAGGATGGCCTTCTGTCTCGTCTGGATGGAGATCATGAGCTGGCAGCAGCAACAATCAACATCTTTCTTGACGGTGTTGAGGACCTAATGGTGGGGTTAAGCCATGCCCTGGAGTCTCGCGATCGTAATGCTATTGCCATGCAGGCCCATGGACTGCGAGGGGCTGCCTTGAATTGTGGCGCCGACAAAGTTACAGCAGTGGCCCAACGGCTCGAATATCAGGTTCGTGAAGGCCATCTTGAAGGTACTGAACAGTTGCTGAACGAATTAAGGCATGAGATTCGCCTCTACTGTCAAACCGTGCAGCATTTGAAGCGGTAG
- a CDS encoding PAS domain S-box protein, which translates to MRFSTIQSRLIVSISLFLLLVMSGAAIGIYLYFKQQTVSLVQAQQFAMVSTLASGLDDKLSSAQLALIRSAGSAPRDLFNNPEKAQAWLNSRTGTKSIFSGGLFLFTPEGMLLVENPRLPSRRGRDFSFREYYLKTVASGKPVISNPYPSSIHGRPSIMMTVPLFHADGRLSGIMGGALDLLDKDSFLNVLTRTRVGKSGYFYLYAQDRTMIAHPDPSRIMQQDVLPGMNRLFDKALEGFEGSGETVNSKGVRALSSFKRLKSAGWILAANLPTTEAYQPVQRFRLFFLGGMILVMLMAVWGVRLLVGTFTAGLARLSERMEQIDPQHLADASPIKLLSDDEVGRLAATFNNLLTEVAQTDKRLRESETNFRTFFDTIDHFLFVLDHNGLILKVNQTVTQRLGYEESELLGQHVLVIHPAERRDEAGRIITEMLAGTVSFCPVPLVCKDGRLIAVETQVVAGTWNGRPALFGITKDISVLQESEEKFSRAFNASPALMALSTLEDGVYLDVNEAFLQQSGFARDEVIGKSSLELGLFTDYEQRLEMRRLLNEQQRVRNKKIVMRSKSGGLLYGLFSAELIRLQQRDLLLTVMVDITDRVNAEHALLEAKQAAESASRAKSEFLANMSHEIRTPMNGVLGMAELLAFTDLTAEQEQYLACIKSSGDNLLALINDILDLSKIEAGKIELEYADFSLRKAINDVVTTQISAIHTKRLQFSCDLAEDLPEIVLGDQLRFKQILLNLLSNAIKFTDHGSVSISAELIECHSFQSFVRVTVADTGIGIQAEARQTIFAPFTQADSSTTRRFGGTGLGLAISRQLAELMGGDIGLESEPGSGSRFYLDLPFGTSKGKLQGSETMPSAMFWDGPAVTVLVAEDNVMNQQFISGLLKKLGLGCQLTSNGQEALERWQQGDIDLILMDIQMPVMGGEAALHQLRQMESESGRHVPVVALTAHALRGDQERLLAAGFDGYLSKPLNLKELMVELKRAIDSQNSAAV; encoded by the coding sequence TTGCGTTTTTCAACCATACAAAGTCGTCTGATAGTCAGTATCTCACTGTTTCTGCTACTAGTCATGAGCGGAGCTGCCATTGGTATTTACCTGTATTTTAAGCAGCAAACCGTCAGTCTGGTCCAGGCACAGCAGTTTGCCATGGTCTCCACCCTCGCTTCCGGACTGGATGACAAACTCAGCTCGGCTCAACTGGCCTTGATTCGTTCCGCTGGCAGCGCCCCCCGGGATCTGTTCAATAATCCGGAAAAAGCACAGGCATGGCTGAACAGCCGTACCGGCACCAAAAGTATCTTCAGTGGCGGCCTGTTTTTGTTTACGCCAGAAGGAATGCTGCTGGTGGAGAACCCGCGACTGCCCAGCCGCCGCGGTAGGGATTTCTCCTTTCGTGAATACTACCTGAAAACCGTTGCCAGCGGCAAACCGGTGATATCCAATCCTTATCCCTCCTCAATACATGGACGTCCCAGCATCATGATGACCGTTCCGCTCTTTCACGCCGACGGACGGCTATCGGGGATCATGGGCGGGGCACTGGACCTGTTGGACAAAGACAGCTTTCTTAATGTCCTGACCAGAACCAGGGTTGGCAAGAGTGGCTATTTTTACCTGTATGCGCAGGACCGCACCATGATAGCTCATCCAGACCCAAGCCGGATCATGCAGCAGGATGTGCTGCCCGGTATGAATCGTCTGTTTGACAAGGCGTTGGAGGGCTTTGAAGGGAGCGGCGAGACGGTTAACAGTAAAGGGGTGCGGGCACTCTCTTCCTTTAAGCGGCTCAAGAGTGCCGGCTGGATTTTGGCTGCTAATTTGCCGACAACAGAGGCCTATCAGCCGGTACAGCGTTTCAGGCTGTTTTTTCTGGGGGGGATGATCCTGGTTATGCTGATGGCAGTCTGGGGGGTCCGGCTGCTTGTCGGGACGTTTACTGCCGGACTTGCCAGGCTTAGTGAACGCATGGAACAGATTGATCCGCAACATCTGGCAGATGCATCACCTATAAAGCTTTTGAGCGACGATGAAGTGGGCCGATTGGCAGCAACGTTCAACAACCTGCTGACTGAGGTGGCGCAGACAGACAAGCGTCTACGGGAAAGCGAAACAAACTTTCGAACTTTTTTTGATACCATAGACCATTTCTTGTTTGTGCTGGATCATAACGGTCTGATACTCAAGGTGAATCAAACGGTTACTCAACGTTTGGGCTATGAAGAATCAGAACTGCTGGGGCAGCATGTGCTGGTTATCCACCCGGCAGAGCGGCGTGATGAAGCCGGCAGGATCATCACAGAAATGCTGGCTGGTACCGTCTCCTTCTGCCCGGTACCGCTGGTTTGTAAGGATGGTCGCTTGATAGCGGTGGAAACACAGGTGGTGGCAGGGACCTGGAACGGCCGCCCGGCGCTGTTTGGCATTACGAAGGATATTTCCGTTCTGCAGGAGTCGGAAGAGAAGTTCTCTCGGGCTTTTAATGCCAGCCCGGCATTGATGGCCCTCAGCACACTTGAAGACGGGGTCTACCTTGATGTGAACGAGGCTTTCTTGCAGCAGTCGGGCTTTGCTAGAGATGAAGTAATCGGAAAGAGTTCTCTGGAGCTTGGGCTGTTTACCGATTACGAGCAGCGGCTTGAGATGAGGCGTCTGCTGAATGAGCAGCAGCGGGTCAGAAACAAAAAAATTGTCATGCGATCAAAATCAGGCGGGTTGCTGTATGGTCTGTTTTCTGCTGAATTAATCCGGCTGCAGCAACGGGATCTGCTTCTGACGGTAATGGTTGATATAACCGATCGCGTCAATGCGGAACATGCCCTGCTGGAGGCAAAGCAGGCAGCGGAATCTGCCAGCCGGGCCAAGAGCGAGTTTCTGGCTAACATGAGTCATGAGATCCGTACGCCAATGAACGGTGTGCTGGGCATGGCCGAACTGCTTGCCTTCACCGACCTGACAGCTGAACAGGAACAGTACCTGGCCTGTATCAAAAGCTCTGGTGATAACCTGTTGGCATTGATCAATGATATCCTTGACCTTTCCAAGATTGAGGCTGGCAAGATTGAGCTTGAATATGCTGATTTTTCGCTCAGAAAGGCAATTAATGACGTTGTTACTACCCAGATATCCGCTATTCATACCAAACGTCTGCAGTTCTCATGCGATCTTGCCGAGGATCTGCCTGAGATCGTGCTGGGTGACCAATTGCGCTTTAAACAGATCCTCTTGAATCTGCTTTCCAATGCCATCAAATTTACTGATCATGGTAGTGTCAGTATTAGTGCTGAATTGATAGAATGTCATTCATTTCAGTCGTTTGTGCGTGTAACTGTAGCTGACACCGGCATCGGCATCCAGGCCGAAGCACGGCAGACGATCTTTGCACCCTTTACCCAGGCCGATAGTTCTACTACCCGTCGCTTTGGCGGTACCGGGCTGGGGCTTGCCATCAGTCGGCAGCTGGCAGAGTTGATGGGTGGGGATATCGGGCTGGAAAGCGAACCGGGCAGCGGCAGTCGTTTCTATCTTGATCTCCCGTTTGGTACCAGCAAAGGTAAACTGCAGGGGAGTGAAACCATGCCGTCGGCCATGTTTTGGGATGGTCCTGCAGTTACGGTGCTGGTGGCTGAAGATAATGTCATGAACCAGCAGTTTATCAGCGGACTGCTGAAAAAATTGGGACTTGGCTGCCAGTTGACCAGCAATGGTCAGGAAGCGTTGGAACGCTGGCAACAGGGCGATATTGACCTGATCTTGATGGATATCCAGATGCCGGTAATGGGCGGGGAGGCGGCGTTGCATCAATTACGGCAGATGGAATCGGAGAGCGGCCGGCATGTTCCGGTGGTCGCCTTGACGGCCCACGCCTTACGGGGCGATCAGGAGCGACTGCTGGCTGCCGGGTTTGACGGTTACCTGTCCAAACCGCTTAACTTGAAAGAGTTGATGGTTGAGTTGAAGCGGGCCATTGATTCTCAAAACAGCGCAGCTGTGTAA
- a CDS encoding P-loop NTPase family protein, which translates to MSAAMPATALSDPRFALQETMVFLGAIASGMEEAIGESANSISYLAGKNLGKNLSGSIPKTDDLEQALQATRDVLVKNGFLWLFETFKMHDQPSLVQQTAEGQEINLVFRDCMIRQSLFRFGHCQKGSLCTMMNGFFAGALQTIMGADSALEIVHAGENACMKKLTIRRAGGAA; encoded by the coding sequence ATGTCAGCCGCCATGCCCGCAACAGCTCTTTCCGATCCCCGATTTGCCCTGCAGGAGACCATGGTCTTTCTGGGGGCGATTGCCAGCGGTATGGAGGAGGCGATTGGCGAGTCAGCCAACAGCATTTCCTATCTGGCCGGTAAAAACCTGGGAAAAAACCTCTCCGGCAGCATCCCCAAAACCGATGACCTTGAACAGGCGCTGCAGGCGACCCGTGACGTGCTGGTCAAGAACGGTTTTCTCTGGTTGTTCGAGACCTTCAAGATGCATGATCAACCCTCACTGGTGCAGCAGACCGCGGAAGGTCAGGAGATCAATCTGGTCTTTCGCGACTGCATGATCCGCCAGTCACTGTTTCGCTTCGGCCACTGCCAGAAAGGGTCGCTCTGCACCATGATGAACGGTTTCTTTGCCGGCGCCCTGCAGACCATCATGGGGGCTGACTCTGCGCTGGAAATTGTCCATGCCGGTGAAAATGCCTGCATGAAGAAGTTGACCATCCGCAGGGCAGGGGGTGCAGCATGA
- a CDS encoding NADH-quinone oxidoreductase subunit B family protein, protein MSAEPVTINTEWLSDCSGCHIAIVDLHEKILSVLESVKIQRCPVLTDVKDYPPAKIGLVSGAIRNEHDRHAAIEMRKSCDLIIAWGSCAVFGGPAGAGNVHTREEIADAVYLQNKTTSTSTLPNREISPLEVSVTPIDKVIDVDLYLAGCPPHPTYIFDALVSLLEGKQPKATKESVCAKCKRQMKKSDVAAIKQHTDGMPDPEICFLSQGYICMGSATIDRCLSPCPTNGVPCTGCAGATMQILSEPNRDIRTEIAERMARLTKIPKEEIVKEIEKSSKSHYSYTMASSMISEKPTFLINKWIHEANEDYEAVHG, encoded by the coding sequence ATGAGCGCCGAACCGGTAACTATTAATACTGAATGGCTGTCTGACTGTTCCGGCTGCCATATTGCCATTGTTGACCTGCATGAAAAAATCCTGTCGGTGCTGGAGTCGGTCAAGATTCAGCGCTGCCCGGTGCTCACGGATGTTAAGGACTACCCGCCCGCCAAGATCGGTCTGGTATCCGGCGCCATCCGCAACGAGCATGACCGCCATGCCGCCATTGAGATGCGCAAAAGCTGCGATCTGATCATTGCCTGGGGTTCATGCGCCGTATTTGGCGGTCCGGCAGGCGCAGGCAACGTGCATACCCGTGAAGAGATCGCTGATGCGGTCTACCTGCAGAACAAGACCACCAGCACCAGCACTCTGCCCAATCGTGAGATTTCTCCCCTTGAGGTGTCGGTAACCCCGATTGACAAGGTGATCGACGTTGATCTGTATCTGGCCGGCTGTCCTCCTCATCCCACCTATATCTTTGATGCCCTGGTTTCTCTGCTGGAAGGGAAGCAGCCCAAGGCCACCAAAGAATCGGTCTGCGCCAAGTGCAAGCGCCAGATGAAAAAAAGTGATGTTGCTGCCATCAAACAGCATACCGACGGTATGCCGGACCCGGAAATCTGCTTTCTCTCCCAAGGCTACATCTGTATGGGGTCAGCCACCATTGACCGCTGTCTTTCCCCCTGCCCAACCAACGGCGTGCCCTGTACCGGTTGCGCCGGGGCCACCATGCAGATCCTGAGTGAGCCCAACCGTGATATCCGTACCGAGATTGCGGAGCGGATGGCGCGGCTGACCAAGATCCCTAAAGAGGAGATCGTCAAGGAGATTGAGAAGAGTTCAAAATCCCACTATTCCTACACCATGGCCAGTTCCATGATCAGCGAGAAGCCAACCTTTCTGATCAATAAGTGGATTCATGAAGCCAATGAAGATTATGAAGCCGTACACGGGTAA
- a CDS encoding Ni/Fe hydrogenase subunit alpha, whose protein sequence is MSAQTETPNSRTIRIDPVTRIEGHAKVFVNLAEDGSLDNAGLVVNELRGFEKILVGMEANRMPHITARICGVCPTAHHIAASNALDHACGVVAPPAAMLLRELMYMGHIIHSHALSLFVLQGPDLVLGLDADPAIRNVVGIVQANPEVAKKALRIRTVGQRLNEIVGGRGTHPVTSVAGGITFVLDSEKRAMLQSLVDEGKQLAKDLAPVVKQLVVTMLERHPAMLTDWVAPSWSVGTVLDNRVSLIQGNIRAVDENGITQVEFPVQDYDKYMVESVVDFSYMKRVGFKKGGLLHDYRVGPLARINAMQQFSTEWANREMEEMLKLGGYPCHITLFQAYAKLVEMIWAIERADDILRDPAVNGETRVPVKFQGGRAVGHSEAPRGTLIHDYEIDEDGIVRAANLIVATQQNYAIINRSIEHAAKSHVIGKSDDQALLNAIEFSIRCYDPCLSCATHAVGAMPMEISINRGGRTVKTIRR, encoded by the coding sequence ATGTCTGCCCAAACTGAAACGCCTAATTCCAGAACCATCCGGATTGACCCGGTGACCCGTATCGAAGGCCATGCCAAGGTCTTTGTCAATCTGGCTGAAGATGGTTCTCTTGATAATGCCGGACTGGTGGTAAACGAGCTGCGCGGTTTTGAGAAGATCCTGGTGGGGATGGAGGCTAACCGGATGCCCCACATTACGGCCCGGATCTGCGGGGTCTGTCCTACGGCCCACCATATTGCCGCCTCCAACGCCCTTGACCATGCCTGTGGTGTGGTTGCCCCACCGGCTGCCATGCTGCTGCGGGAGCTGATGTATATGGGGCATATCATTCACTCCCACGCCCTGTCCCTGTTTGTGCTGCAGGGGCCCGATCTGGTGCTGGGGCTGGATGCTGATCCGGCCATCCGCAATGTGGTGGGGATTGTCCAGGCTAACCCCGAGGTGGCGAAAAAGGCGCTACGGATCAGGACCGTCGGTCAACGTCTGAACGAGATTGTCGGTGGGCGTGGTACCCATCCGGTTACCTCGGTGGCCGGCGGTATTACCTTTGTGTTGGATAGTGAAAAACGTGCCATGCTGCAGAGTCTGGTGGATGAAGGCAAGCAGCTTGCCAAGGATCTGGCACCGGTGGTCAAGCAGTTGGTGGTGACCATGCTGGAAAGGCACCCGGCCATGCTGACCGATTGGGTTGCCCCTTCCTGGAGTGTGGGCACGGTGCTGGATAACCGGGTCTCACTGATTCAAGGGAACATCCGTGCGGTTGACGAAAACGGTATCACCCAGGTTGAGTTCCCGGTGCAGGACTATGACAAGTACATGGTTGAGTCGGTGGTTGACTTCTCCTACATGAAGCGGGTCGGCTTTAAGAAGGGTGGCCTGCTGCATGACTACCGGGTTGGTCCCCTGGCCAGAATCAATGCCATGCAGCAGTTCAGCACCGAATGGGCCAACCGTGAGATGGAAGAGATGCTCAAACTGGGCGGCTATCCCTGCCACATCACCCTGTTTCAGGCCTATGCCAAACTGGTTGAGATGATCTGGGCCATTGAACGGGCAGACGATATCCTGCGTGACCCGGCAGTAAACGGCGAGACACGGGTACCGGTCAAGTTTCAGGGCGGTCGCGCTGTCGGTCATTCCGAGGCACCTCGCGGCACCCTGATCCATGACTATGAGATTGATGAAGACGGCATTGTGCGGGCAGCCAACCTGATTGTTGCCACCCAGCAGAATTACGCCATCATCAACCGTTCCATTGAGCATGCCGCCAAGTCTCACGTTATCGGAAAGAGTGATGATCAGGCCCTGTTAAATGCCATTGAGTTCAGCATCCGCTGTTATGATCCCTGTCTTTCTTGCGCCACCCATGCCGTGGGGGCCATGCCGATGGAGATCAGCATCAACCGTGGCGGCCGGACCGTCAAAACCATCAGGAGGTAG
- a CDS encoding 4Fe-4S dicluster domain-containing protein, protein MSTGSTVEIKVHEQACRGCEMCVDICPTKVFDFDEEKRLCTVGHAEDCIACLSCAFICPSGAITHDNYHQVKNFYRDLEFSKRMGKFL, encoded by the coding sequence ATGTCAACAGGCTCTACGGTTGAAATCAAGGTACATGAGCAGGCCTGCCGGGGGTGCGAGATGTGCGTTGATATCTGCCCCACCAAGGTGTTTGATTTTGATGAAGAGAAGCGGCTCTGTACGGTGGGGCATGCAGAAGACTGCATCGCCTGCCTTTCCTGCGCCTTTATCTGTCCATCCGGCGCCATTACCCATGACAACTATCACCAGGTAAAGAACTTCTACCGCGATCTTGAGTTCAGCAAGCGGATGGGGAAATTCCTATGA
- a CDS encoding hydrogenase maturation protease translates to MQNNHLQPVTAARALVVCIGNELVADDAVGHAVFTQLTEQGLPEDVRLEYCGVGGIALLELLTGQEELMIVVDAVQLGDPIGTVRRWPWDELPVLEGGSAISAHGIGLKDTLAIGQTLYPERMPQQILLVGVEGRCFDQLGVAMTPDVAAAVPFAVAAICKELNLSLLPNQAGDQP, encoded by the coding sequence ATGCAGAATAACCACCTGCAGCCAGTGACTGCTGCCCGGGCCCTAGTGGTCTGTATCGGCAATGAACTGGTGGCTGATGACGCAGTGGGGCATGCAGTCTTTACGCAGCTCACTGAGCAGGGACTACCGGAGGATGTCAGGCTGGAATACTGCGGTGTCGGCGGTATTGCCCTGCTGGAGCTGCTGACCGGCCAGGAAGAGCTGATGATCGTGGTTGATGCAGTGCAACTTGGCGACCCAATCGGTACGGTACGACGCTGGCCCTGGGATGAACTGCCGGTGCTTGAAGGGGGCAGCGCCATCTCTGCCCACGGCATTGGACTGAAAGATACGCTGGCCATCGGGCAGACCCTGTACCCGGAACGGATGCCGCAACAGATCCTGCTGGTGGGGGTTGAGGGTCGCTGTTTTGATCAACTGGGTGTTGCCATGACCCCCGACGTTGCTGCTGCTGTACCGTTTGCGGTAGCGGCCATCTGCAAAGAACTGAATCTGTCGTTGTTACCAAACCAGGCAGGAGACCAGCCATGA